From a single Mobula birostris isolate sMobBir1 chromosome 13, sMobBir1.hap1, whole genome shotgun sequence genomic region:
- the LOC140207391 gene encoding uncharacterized protein, translating into MAHQRVHTGDRLFTCLDCGKGFTESYKLLRHWSVHTGEQPFTCSDCGKGFPCFSKLKVHQQVHTGERLFTCLDCGKGFTESYKLLRHQSVHTGEQPFTCSDCGKGFTESFNLRIHWSVHTGGRAFTCSDCRKGFTRSSQLKVHQRVHTGERPFTCSVCGKGFTLSSRLLRHQSVHTWEWPFTCSDCGKGFTLSSALKVHQRVHTGERRFTCSDCGKGFTRSFQLKVHQRVHTGERPFTCSVCGKGFTCSSLLKVHQRVHTGEKLFTCSDCGKGFTCSSQLKVHQRVHTGERPFTCSDCGKGFTSSFNLKVHQRVHTGERPFTCSDCGKGFTYSSQLNIHQRVHTGEWPFTCSDCGRGFTRSSQLKVHRRVHTGERPFTCSDCGKGFIQSSELKVHQRVHTGERPFTCSDCGKGFTCSSQLNLAA; encoded by the coding sequence atggctcaccagcgagttcacactggagaccggctgttcacctgcttggactgtgggaagggattcactgaatcatatAAGCTACtgagacactggtcagttcacactggggagcagccgttcacgtgctcagactgtgggaagggattcccttgtttctctaaactgaaggtacatcagcaagttcacactggggagcggctgttcacctgcttggactgtgggaagggattcactgaatcatataagctactgagacaccagtcagttcacactggagagcagccgttcacgtgctcagactgtgggaagggattcactgaatcatttAACCTACGGatacactggtcagttcacactggcggGAGGGCGTTCACGTGCTCAGACtgcaggaagggattcactcgctcatcccaactgaaggtgcatcagcgagttcacactggggagaggccattcacctgctcagtctgtgggaagggatttactctgTCATCTcggttactgagacaccagtcagttcacacctgggagtggccgttcacctgctcagactgtgggaagggattcactctgtcatctgcactgaaggtacatcagcgagttcacactggagagaggcgattcacctgctcagactgtgggaagggattcactcgatcattccaactgaaggtacatcagcgagttcacactggagagaggccgttcacttgctcagtgtgtgggaagggattcacttgctcatccctactgaaggtacatcagcgagttcacactggagagaagctgttcacctgctcagactgtgggaagggtttcacttgctcatctcaactgaaggtacaccagcgagttcacactggagagaggccgttcacctgctcagactgtgggaagggattcacttcgtcatttaatctgaaggtacatcagcgagttcacactggagagaggccgttcacttgctcagactgtgggaagggtttcacttactcatctcaactgaacatacatcagcgagttcacactggggagtggccgttcacctgctcagactgtgggaggggattcactcgttcatctcaactgaaggtacatcggcgagttcacactggggagaggccgttcacctgctcagactgtgggaagggattcattcagtcatctgaactgaaggtacatcagcgagttcacactggagagaggccgttcacctgctcagactgtgggaagggattcacttgctcatctcaactgaac